One Paraburkholderia phytofirmans OLGA172 genomic window carries:
- a CDS encoding DUF3820 family protein, with the protein MNPEHLELLVTRVMPYGKYKGRLIADLPGHYLNWFASQGFPPGEIGRLLALMHEIDHNGLSSLIEPLRKR; encoded by the coding sequence ATGAATCCCGAACACCTCGAACTCCTGGTCACGCGCGTGATGCCTTACGGAAAATACAAGGGCCGGCTGATCGCAGACCTGCCCGGTCACTATCTGAACTGGTTTGCGAGCCAGGGCTTTCCGCCGGGCGAAATCGGCCGCCTGCTGGCTTTGATGCACGAGATCGATCACAACGGCTTGTCGTCGCTGATCGAGCCTTTGCGCAAGCGCTGA
- the cysC gene encoding adenylyl-sulfate kinase, with translation MSAIRGAVIWMTGLSGAGKSTLADALHQRLKQAGHASIVLDGDVLRRGLTAGLGFTPEDRAENLRRVAHVAALVMQQGFIAIAAVISPEHQHRRMAREIVGGGFVEVFVKAPLTVCEARDVKGLYARARRGEIPHFTGISGPFDVPLDPDVMIETDRVSIDEAVDRLLVHLRAMGCLPRERGLGKPRLAK, from the coding sequence ATGAGCGCTATCCGCGGGGCCGTCATATGGATGACCGGTTTGTCCGGCGCCGGTAAATCGACCTTGGCCGACGCGTTGCACCAGCGTCTGAAACAAGCCGGGCATGCTTCGATCGTGCTCGACGGCGACGTGCTGCGACGCGGCCTGACCGCCGGCCTCGGCTTCACACCCGAAGACCGCGCCGAGAATCTGCGGCGGGTCGCGCACGTCGCGGCGCTGGTCATGCAACAGGGTTTCATTGCGATTGCCGCGGTGATCTCGCCGGAGCATCAGCATCGGCGCATGGCTCGCGAGATCGTTGGCGGCGGGTTCGTCGAAGTATTCGTGAAGGCGCCGCTGACGGTGTGCGAAGCGCGCGATGTCAAAGGCCTCTACGCGCGTGCACGGCGCGGCGAGATTCCCCATTTCACCGGTATTTCGGGGCCGTTCGATGTGCCGCTCGACCCCGATGTCATGATCGAAACCGATCGGGTGTCGATCGACGAGGCAGTAGACCGCTTGCTCGTGCATCTGCGCGCCATGGGTTGCCTGCCCAGGGAACGCGGGCTCGGCAAGCCTCGTCTCGCGAAATAG
- the glp gene encoding gephyrin-like molybdotransferase Glp produces the protein MLSTAEALTTLLSAATPITGTESIPTLDALNRVLSADVVSPLDVPPMNTSSMDGYAIRTEDLTTDGNRRLPVSQRIPAGHAPEPLERGTAARIFTGATVPPGADAIVMQEQTEAAGNEVTILHSPASGEWITGQGADIRSGSIILPAGTRLTPQALGLAASVGCAELQVRRRAKVAVFFTGDELTMPGEPLKPGAIYNSNRFTLRGLLEKLGCDVTDYGIVPDKLDATRTTLREAAQAHDLILTCGGVSVGEEDHVKPAVEAEGRLSMWQIAMKPGKPLAFGAVRRAAQQADAAASDETFFIGLPGNPVSSFVTFLLFVRPFVLRLAGMQTVAPRALSLRADFTQNKADRRNEFLRARVNAAGGLDLFPNQSSAVLTSTVWGDGLIDNPPNHAISVGETVRFIPFSELLN, from the coding sequence ATGCTCTCCACCGCCGAAGCGTTGACGACTCTGCTCAGCGCGGCGACCCCGATCACCGGAACGGAATCGATCCCCACACTAGACGCGCTCAACCGGGTGCTATCGGCAGACGTCGTTTCGCCGCTGGACGTCCCTCCCATGAACACCAGTTCAATGGACGGCTACGCGATCCGCACTGAAGATCTGACAACCGATGGCAACCGCCGCCTGCCGGTCTCGCAACGCATTCCAGCCGGTCACGCGCCCGAGCCGTTAGAGCGAGGCACGGCCGCCCGCATCTTCACCGGCGCCACGGTGCCGCCGGGCGCCGACGCCATCGTGATGCAGGAGCAAACCGAGGCCGCCGGCAACGAAGTCACAATCCTCCACAGCCCGGCATCCGGCGAATGGATCACGGGCCAAGGCGCGGACATCCGTAGCGGCTCGATCATTCTTCCCGCGGGCACGCGGCTGACGCCGCAAGCATTGGGGCTCGCCGCCTCGGTCGGTTGCGCCGAACTCCAGGTGCGCCGCCGCGCAAAGGTTGCCGTGTTCTTCACCGGCGACGAACTGACCATGCCTGGCGAACCGCTGAAACCGGGCGCGATCTACAACTCGAACCGTTTCACGCTGCGCGGGCTGCTGGAAAAATTAGGCTGCGACGTCACCGACTACGGCATCGTCCCCGATAAGCTTGACGCCACCCGAACAACACTGCGCGAAGCCGCGCAGGCACACGATCTGATCCTGACTTGCGGCGGCGTGTCGGTCGGCGAGGAAGATCACGTCAAGCCGGCGGTCGAGGCCGAAGGGCGCCTGTCGATGTGGCAGATCGCGATGAAACCGGGTAAGCCGCTCGCGTTCGGCGCAGTGCGCCGCGCCGCTCAGCAGGCAGATGCGGCTGCATCAGACGAAACCTTTTTCATCGGCCTGCCGGGCAACCCTGTTTCCAGTTTCGTGACATTTCTACTGTTCGTGCGTCCGTTCGTCCTGCGTCTGGCCGGCATGCAGACGGTGGCGCCGCGCGCGCTGTCGCTGCGCGCGGATTTCACGCAGAACAAGGCCGACCGCCGCAACGAATTCCTGCGCGCGCGCGTCAATGCGGCCGGCGGCCTCGATCTGTTTCCCAATCAGAGCTCCGCTGTACTGACATCGACCGTATGGGGCGACGGCCTGATCGACAATCCGCCGAACCACGCAATCAGCGTCGGCGAGACCGTGCGTTTCATCCCCTTTTCCGAATTGCTGAACTGA
- a CDS encoding NADP(H)-dependent aldo-keto reductase has translation MEYRRLGDSDVKVSLIGLGTMTWGEQNTEQEAHAQIDYALDHGVNLIDAAEMYPVPPRPETQGSTERYIGSWIAQHRSAREKIVLATKIAGPARQPHNPRHIRGEGNQFDRKNLTEALNDSLKRLQTDYVDLYQLHWPDRSTMTFGRPAYPWVDDAYTVPIEETLSVLAEFVKAGKIRHIGVSNETPWGMAQFLRAAENLGLPRIVSIQNPYSLLNRTYEVGLSEYAHRDNIGLLAYSPLAFGWLSGKYEGGARPAGARISLFERFQRYSKPQAVQATTRYVELAKRHGLSPAQFALAFVNSRPFLTSNLIGATSLDQLKENIASVEVKLSPEALADIDKLHELQPNPAP, from the coding sequence ATGGAATACCGCAGACTCGGCGACTCGGATGTGAAGGTTAGCCTGATCGGTCTGGGCACCATGACATGGGGCGAGCAGAACACCGAGCAGGAAGCGCACGCACAGATCGATTACGCGCTCGACCACGGCGTCAATCTGATCGACGCCGCGGAAATGTACCCGGTGCCGCCGCGTCCCGAGACGCAAGGCTCGACCGAACGCTATATCGGGTCATGGATCGCGCAGCATCGCAGCGCACGCGAGAAGATCGTGCTGGCCACCAAGATCGCCGGCCCGGCGCGCCAACCGCACAATCCGCGCCATATTCGCGGCGAGGGCAACCAGTTCGACCGCAAGAATCTGACCGAAGCGTTGAACGATAGTCTGAAGCGCCTGCAAACGGACTATGTCGATCTGTACCAGTTGCACTGGCCGGATCGCAGCACGATGACGTTCGGCCGTCCCGCCTATCCGTGGGTCGACGACGCGTACACGGTGCCGATCGAAGAAACGCTGTCGGTGCTCGCCGAATTCGTCAAGGCGGGCAAGATCCGCCATATCGGCGTGTCGAACGAAACGCCGTGGGGTATGGCGCAGTTTCTGCGCGCCGCGGAAAACCTCGGCTTGCCGCGCATCGTTAGCATCCAGAATCCGTATAGTCTGTTGAACCGCACGTACGAAGTGGGTCTGTCCGAGTACGCGCATCGCGACAACATCGGCTTGCTGGCGTATTCGCCGCTGGCCTTCGGCTGGTTGTCGGGCAAGTATGAAGGCGGTGCGCGTCCGGCAGGCGCCCGCATTTCGCTGTTCGAGCGCTTTCAACGCTACAGCAAGCCGCAAGCGGTTCAGGCAACCACGCGCTACGTGGAACTGGCGAAGCGTCACGGGTTGTCGCCCGCGCAGTTCGCGCTGGCCTTCGTCAACAGCCGGCCGTTTTTGACCAGCAATCTGATTGGCGCCACGTCGCTCGATCAGCTGAAGGAAAACATCGCCAGCGTCGAGGTGAAACTCTCGCCGGAAGCGCTAGCGGACATCGACAAGCTGCATGAGCTGCAGCCTAATCCGGCGCCTTGA
- the moaD gene encoding molybdopterin converting factor subunit 1 yields MKIQLRYFASVREALETADETVDLPDGIATVGDVRAWLRVRGGVWADTLAEGRALRMACNHVMTDAGTRITEDCEVAFFPPVTGG; encoded by the coding sequence ATGAAGATTCAACTCCGATATTTTGCAAGCGTGCGCGAAGCGCTTGAAACCGCCGACGAAACGGTCGATTTGCCCGACGGCATCGCGACCGTCGGCGACGTGCGCGCCTGGTTGCGCGTGCGCGGCGGCGTCTGGGCCGATACCCTCGCCGAAGGCCGCGCGCTGCGCATGGCCTGCAACCACGTGATGACCGATGCTGGCACGCGCATCACCGAAGATTGCGAAGTCGCGTTCTTTCCGCCCGTCACTGGCGGGTGA
- the moaE gene encoding molybdopterin synthase catalytic subunit MoaE: protein MPVRVQTEDFDLTAEVAALRARNPKIGAVACFVGTVRDLNDGSAVETMELEHYPGMTEKSLEAIVVSARERWPGIEVLIVHRVGKLYPLDQIVLVATTAAHRGEAFASCEFVMDYLKTQAPFWKKEKTEEGERWVDARVTDDAALARWGIESDNQDAD from the coding sequence ATGCCCGTTCGCGTCCAGACGGAAGATTTCGACCTCACCGCCGAGGTTGCCGCGTTACGCGCGCGCAATCCGAAGATCGGCGCGGTTGCCTGTTTTGTCGGCACCGTGCGTGATCTGAACGACGGCAGCGCGGTCGAAACAATGGAGCTCGAACACTATCCGGGCATGACGGAGAAGTCGCTGGAAGCGATCGTCGTGAGCGCGCGCGAGCGCTGGCCGGGGATCGAGGTGCTGATCGTGCATCGGGTCGGCAAGCTTTATCCGCTCGACCAGATCGTGCTGGTGGCGACCACCGCCGCACATCGGGGCGAGGCTTTCGCGTCGTGCGAGTTCGTGATGGACTACCTGAAGACCCAGGCGCCGTTCTGGAAGAAAGAGAAGACCGAAGAAGGCGAGCGCTGGGTCGATGCCCGCGTCACCGACGACGCGGCGCTGGCCAGATGGGGCATCGAATCGGATAACCAGGACGCGGATTAG